The following proteins are encoded in a genomic region of Candidatus Methylomirabilota bacterium:
- the mscL gene encoding large conductance mechanosensitive channel protein MscL, whose product MLKQFKEFIARGNVAELAVGVIIGAAFGKIVSSFVGDVLMPPIGLLLGKAEFANLFINLSGQHYVTVAAAKAAGAPTLNYGAFLQAIVDFVIVAFAVFLLIKQVNRLFPPAAPAHTTRPCPLCLSNIPQKATRCAHCTSEVKPA is encoded by the coding sequence ATGCTCAAGCAGTTCAAAGAGTTCATCGCGCGCGGCAATGTCGCCGAGCTGGCGGTGGGCGTCATCATCGGCGCGGCTTTCGGCAAGATCGTGTCCTCCTTCGTTGGCGACGTCCTCATGCCGCCGATCGGCCTTCTCCTGGGCAAGGCGGAATTCGCCAACCTCTTCATCAACCTCTCGGGACAGCACTACGTGACCGTGGCCGCGGCCAAGGCGGCGGGCGCGCCGACGCTCAACTACGGGGCGTTTCTCCAGGCTATCGTGGACTTCGTGATCGTGGCCTTCGCCGTCTTCTTGCTGATCAAGCAGGTCAACCGGCTCTTCCCCCCGGCCGCGCCGGCTCACACCACGCGCCCGTGCCCGCTCTGCCTCTCGAACATCCCGCAGAAGGCCACGCGCTGCGCCCACTGCACTTCGGAGGTCAAACCGGCGTAG
- a CDS encoding adenylate/guanylate cyclase domain-containing protein: MTCPRCQQDNPIHARFCLGCGAHLALACGSCGAELPGGARFCLQCGQAVAAGTAAPVRSPAPETYTPKHLAEKILTSKAALEGERKQVTVLFADLKGSMELLADRDPEEARKLLDPVLERMMDAVHRYEGTVNQVMGDGIMALFGAPLAHEDHAVRACYAALRMQESVTQYAEGVFRSHGVPLQIRVGLNSGEVVVRAIGSDLHMDYTAVGQTTHLAARMEQMATPGTILLAPATLQLAEGYVQVAARGPVAVKGMADPVEVYALTGASAQRTRLHAAAARGLTRFVGRDAEIEQIRRALALAHDGHGQLVAVVGEPGVGKSRLVYEFTHSHRTQDWLILEAGSVSYGKATSYLPVIDLLKAYFKIHDRETHREIREKVTGKLLTLDRTLEPILPALLALLDVPVEDAQWQALDPPQQRQRTLDAVKHLLLRESQGQPVLVVFEDLHWIDAETQAVLDGLVESFPTARVLLLVNYRPEYQHGWVSKTYYSQLRLDALPPESAGELLSVLLGDDPALEPLKRLLVRRGNPFFIEESIRTLVETGALTRERGAYRLTRAIQAIEVPATVQVILAARIDRLPPDDKQLLQTASVIGKDVPFVLLHAVAEAAEDAVQRGLTHLQAAEFLYETRLFPDPEYTFKHALTHEVTYGTLLQDRRKTLHARIVGAIERFYPDRLIEHVERLAHHAVRGEVWEKAVTYLRQAGAKALARSANREAVTCFEQALTALQLLLETRERLEQAIDLRFDLRTALFPLGEFERIVGYLREAEGLARTLDDRQRLGQLSVYMCHNLWITGHPTEALAFGQSAQAIAESLGDVPLQVTGNLYLGVACLGTGDYRQAEELLLQVLQLLEGDLSRERFGLAGFPAVAARYFLTWGFADLGKLNEGIAYGQEGIRLAEALDHPYSLASMCWVLAYLEITGGDFSHAVRLLERGLALSREWNLTYFSAISTGSLGYAYALSGRMAEGIPLLEHALSAIETMGLGLYQPISLGYLGEAYVLADRLEDAFAFAGRALTLARERGQRPYEAWALRLLGEIAARRDPPKHADGHYRDALALAGELGMRPLVAHCHLGLAKLSQRTGKQEQARDHLTTAITLYREMDMRFWLKQAEAEMRELA; this comes from the coding sequence ATGACGTGTCCCCGGTGCCAGCAGGACAACCCGATCCACGCCAGGTTCTGCCTGGGCTGCGGAGCCCACCTCGCGCTCGCCTGCGGCTCCTGTGGCGCAGAATTACCAGGGGGCGCCCGCTTCTGCCTCCAGTGCGGCCAAGCCGTAGCCGCCGGCACCGCGGCCCCGGTTCGTTCGCCCGCCCCGGAGACGTACACCCCCAAGCACCTGGCCGAGAAGATCCTCACCTCCAAGGCCGCCCTCGAGGGTGAGCGCAAGCAGGTGACGGTCCTCTTCGCCGACCTCAAGGGCTCGATGGAACTGCTCGCCGACCGCGATCCCGAAGAGGCGCGCAAGCTCCTCGACCCGGTGCTCGAACGCATGATGGACGCGGTCCACCGCTACGAGGGCACCGTCAATCAGGTCATGGGCGACGGCATCATGGCCCTCTTCGGCGCGCCCCTCGCCCACGAGGATCACGCCGTGCGGGCGTGCTATGCGGCGCTCCGGATGCAGGAGTCGGTCACGCAGTACGCGGAGGGTGTCTTCCGCTCGCACGGCGTGCCCCTCCAGATCCGCGTGGGGCTCAACTCCGGCGAGGTGGTCGTCCGCGCCATCGGGTCCGATCTGCACATGGATTACACCGCGGTCGGTCAGACGACGCACCTGGCCGCCCGCATGGAGCAGATGGCGACGCCCGGCACGATCCTGCTCGCCCCCGCGACGCTCCAGCTCGCCGAAGGCTACGTACAGGTCGCGGCCCGGGGGCCGGTCGCAGTCAAGGGCATGGCGGACCCCGTGGAAGTCTACGCGCTCACCGGGGCGAGCGCGCAGCGGACCCGGCTCCACGCGGCCGCCGCGCGGGGACTGACGCGATTCGTCGGCCGAGACGCCGAGATCGAGCAGATCCGCCGGGCGCTCGCCCTCGCGCACGATGGCCACGGCCAGCTCGTCGCCGTCGTGGGGGAACCCGGCGTGGGGAAGTCTCGCCTCGTGTACGAGTTCACCCACTCCCACCGTACCCAGGACTGGCTCATCCTGGAAGCCGGCTCCGTGTCCTACGGCAAGGCGACCAGCTACCTGCCCGTCATCGATCTCCTCAAGGCCTACTTCAAGATTCACGATCGCGAAACCCATCGCGAGATCCGAGAGAAGGTGACGGGCAAGCTCCTCACGCTGGATCGCACACTCGAGCCGATCCTGCCCGCGTTGCTGGCCCTCCTCGATGTGCCCGTCGAGGACGCCCAATGGCAGGCGCTCGATCCGCCGCAACAGCGGCAGCGCACTCTCGACGCCGTCAAGCACCTCCTGCTCCGGGAGAGCCAGGGCCAACCCGTCCTCGTGGTCTTCGAGGACCTGCACTGGATCGATGCCGAGACGCAGGCCGTGCTCGACGGTCTGGTGGAGAGTTTTCCCACGGCCAGGGTCCTGCTGCTGGTCAACTACCGGCCCGAGTACCAGCATGGCTGGGTGAGCAAGACCTACTACAGCCAGCTACGGCTCGACGCGCTCCCGCCCGAGAGTGCGGGCGAGCTCCTGAGCGTCCTCCTGGGCGACGACCCGGCGTTGGAGCCCCTCAAGCGGCTGCTGGTCAGGCGCGGCAACCCCTTCTTCATCGAGGAGAGCATCCGGACGCTGGTGGAGACGGGTGCGCTCACCCGGGAGCGCGGGGCGTATCGTCTGACGCGGGCGATCCAGGCGATCGAGGTCCCGGCGACCGTGCAGGTGATCCTGGCGGCCCGGATCGACCGGCTCCCGCCGGACGACAAGCAGCTGCTCCAGACGGCCTCGGTCATCGGCAAGGACGTGCCCTTCGTGCTGCTCCACGCCGTGGCGGAGGCGGCGGAGGATGCGGTGCAGCGGGGGCTCACCCATCTGCAGGCGGCCGAGTTTCTGTACGAGACGCGCCTCTTTCCGGATCCCGAGTACACCTTCAAGCACGCGCTCACCCATGAAGTCACCTACGGCACGCTCCTCCAGGACCGGCGCAAGACCCTGCACGCCCGCATCGTCGGCGCCATCGAGCGCTTCTATCCGGATCGGCTGATCGAGCACGTCGAGCGGCTGGCCCACCATGCCGTGCGGGGTGAGGTGTGGGAGAAGGCGGTCACGTACCTCCGGCAGGCAGGCGCCAAAGCCTTGGCGCGATCCGCCAACCGGGAGGCCGTGACGTGCTTCGAGCAGGCGCTGACGGCCCTGCAGCTTCTGCTCGAGACCCGCGAGAGGCTGGAGCAGGCCATTGATCTTCGCTTCGATCTTCGAACTGCACTGTTTCCGCTTGGAGAATTCGAGCGGATCGTCGGCTATCTCCGCGAAGCCGAAGGCCTGGCCAGGACGCTCGACGATCGACAGCGACTCGGGCAGCTGTCCGTCTATATGTGCCACAACCTTTGGATAACTGGTCATCCGACGGAGGCGCTCGCGTTCGGCCAGAGCGCCCAGGCTATTGCCGAGTCGCTTGGGGATGTTCCGCTCCAGGTGACGGGAAATCTCTACCTCGGCGTGGCCTGCCTCGGGACGGGGGACTACCGACAGGCCGAGGAGCTTCTCCTGCAAGTCCTGCAGTTGCTTGAAGGCGATCTGAGCCGGGAACGCTTTGGCCTCGCCGGATTTCCTGCCGTGGCGGCCCGCTATTTTTTGACTTGGGGGTTCGCCGACCTGGGAAAGTTGAACGAAGGGATCGCCTACGGCCAGGAAGGGATCCGCCTCGCCGAGGCACTGGATCACCCCTACAGCCTGGCCTCCATGTGCTGGGTTCTCGCCTATCTCGAGATCACCGGGGGAGACTTCAGCCACGCCGTCCGCCTGCTCGAACGCGGGCTGGCGCTGAGTCGCGAGTGGAACCTGACCTACTTTTCAGCGATAAGCACCGGGAGCCTGGGCTACGCCTACGCGCTCTCGGGGCGGATGGCCGAGGGCATCCCGTTGCTGGAGCACGCGCTGAGCGCCATTGAGACTATGGGATTGGGACTTTACCAGCCTATTTCCCTCGGGTATCTGGGCGAAGCGTACGTCCTCGCCGACCGGCTCGAGGACGCTTTCGCATTCGCCGGGCGAGCCCTGACCCTCGCCCGCGAGCGCGGTCAACGCCCCTACGAGGCATGGGCCCTCCGGCTTCTCGGCGAGATCGCCGCCCGCCGCGATCCCCCGAAGCACGCTGACGGCCACTACCGTGACGCGCTCGCGCTCGCCGGCGAGCTCGGCATGCGCCCGCTCGTCGCCCACTGCCACCTCGGCCTCGCCAAGCTCTCCCAGCGCACGGGCAAGCAGGAGCAGGCCCGCGACCACCTCACCACCGCCATCACGCTGTACCGCGAGATGGACATGCGGTTCTGGCTGAAGCAGGCGGAGGCCGAGATGCGGGAGCTGGCATGA
- the pgeF gene encoding peptidoglycan editing factor PgeF, producing MTAPRFHGDPPTHFLSPLLEGAGVPHLFTTRNFPGVTAFREPFPPLGPDATPLLAECGLAAEPAAFLKQVHGADVLRATEGGCVGNADALMSNRPGLPIAVFSADCVTLLIYDPDGRRLAVVHAGWRGTAQSVARAAVLALVEAGGRPEEFLAAVGPSIGPCCYEVDKPVIARLDAAFPGRWGAWVRSVGLGKWMLDLWAANEDQLRSAGLRGDRIDNPRLCTGCRTDLFYSYRRGHKGRLVSVAAVPPHPTLSPAGEEGDPAC from the coding sequence ATGACCGCTCCGCGCTTCCACGGCGACCCGCCGACGCACTTCCTCTCGCCGCTGCTCGAAGGCGCGGGAGTGCCGCATCTCTTCACCACGCGAAACTTCCCGGGCGTGACGGCCTTCAGAGAGCCGTTCCCGCCGCTCGGCCCCGACGCCACGCCCTTGCTCGCCGAGTGCGGCCTCGCTGCGGAGCCCGCGGCCTTCCTCAAGCAGGTCCACGGCGCTGATGTCCTCCGCGCGACGGAGGGTGGCTGCGTCGGGAACGCGGACGCTCTCATGAGTAATAGGCCGGGGCTGCCTATCGCGGTCTTTTCCGCCGACTGCGTGACGCTCCTGATCTACGACCCCGACGGGCGGCGGCTCGCGGTCGTCCACGCGGGCTGGCGCGGCACCGCCCAGTCGGTGGCGCGGGCGGCCGTCCTGGCGCTGGTGGAGGCGGGCGGGCGGCCCGAGGAGTTCCTGGCGGCCGTCGGACCGTCCATAGGGCCCTGCTGCTACGAGGTGGACAAGCCGGTGATCGCGCGGCTCGACGCGGCCTTTCCGGGCCGGTGGGGCGCCTGGGTCAGGTCGGTGGGCCTGGGCAAGTGGATGCTCGATCTCTGGGCCGCCAACGAGGACCAGCTCCGAAGCGCGGGGCTTCGCGGCGACAGGATAGACAACCCCCGGCTCTGCACGGGCTGCCGCACCGACCTTTTCTACTCCTACCGCCGCGGCCACAAGGGACGGCTGGTTAGCGTTGCAGCCGTGCCCCCTCACCCTACCCTCTCCCCCGCAGGGGAAGAGGGAGACCCAGCGTGCTAG
- a CDS encoding YggS family pyridoxal phosphate-dependent enzyme, with amino-acid sequence MLGIRGNLEKVQQAIERASRRAGRKPDDVLLIAVSKTVEIARITLAIEAGVKALGENRVQEAKEKVAALGRPVPWHLIGSLQTNKAKEAVHLFDWIHSVDREELARELDRRAHQAERVMRVLVQVNVGEEPQKGGVQPAELKRLLDAMTGCRNLDVRGLMCIPPAADSVEASRPWFKRLRELRDASGLEHCSMGMSGDFEVAIEEGATMVRVGTAIFGPRAPRAAVTEGGA; translated from the coding sequence ATGCTCGGCATACGGGGCAATCTCGAGAAGGTCCAGCAGGCGATTGAGCGCGCCTCCCGACGCGCCGGGCGCAAGCCCGATGACGTGCTGTTGATCGCCGTATCCAAGACGGTGGAGATCGCGCGGATCACGCTCGCGATCGAGGCGGGAGTCAAGGCGCTCGGCGAGAACCGCGTGCAGGAGGCGAAGGAGAAGGTCGCGGCGCTCGGGCGGCCTGTGCCCTGGCACCTGATCGGCTCGCTTCAGACCAACAAGGCCAAGGAGGCCGTCCACCTCTTCGACTGGATCCACTCGGTGGACCGCGAGGAGCTGGCCCGGGAACTCGACCGCCGCGCCCACCAGGCCGAGCGCGTGATGCGGGTGCTGGTGCAGGTGAACGTCGGCGAGGAGCCGCAGAAGGGCGGCGTGCAGCCCGCCGAACTCAAGCGGCTGCTCGACGCCATGACGGGCTGTCGCAATCTCGACGTGCGCGGGCTCATGTGCATCCCGCCCGCGGCTGACAGCGTCGAAGCCTCACGGCCCTGGTTCAAGCGGCTGCGCGAGCTGCGGGACGCCTCGGGCCTCGAGCACTGTTCCATGGGGATGAGCGGTGATTTCGAAGTAGCGATAGAGGAGGGGGCGACCATGGTGCGCGTGGGAACCGCGATCTTCGGCCCCCGCGCGCCGAGGGCGGCCGTCACGGAGGGCGGGGCGTGA